In Monodelphis domestica isolate mMonDom1 chromosome 3, mMonDom1.pri, whole genome shotgun sequence, the following proteins share a genomic window:
- the SH2B3 gene encoding SH2B adapter protein 3, translating into MPMMPTTRHHSSEVGRAAPAPGVKPQPGMSHPALAQEDAIAFFSGDNTLVTGWSTGEGQAGLENVTRPSWGRIGGVDWPIPGSTYKALIGLWNKQQLPLGIPGLEEAQTIFVPQGSKPKLQAACSSIQEIRRCTRLEMPDNLNTFVLKVNNSTDIIFETGDEQQLNSWTTEIRECMNRGSEGAELESQAPSLLDPGLSNSPTGSTDSLNQGASPGGLLDQACQKTDHFLSCYPWFHGPISRVKAARLVQLQGPAGHGVFLVRQSETRRGEYVLTFNFQGRAKHLRLSLTEQGHCRVQHLHFPSIVDMLHHFQRSPIPLECGAACDVKLSSYVVVVSPTPGSSNTVLLPFSVHRWSSELGLPPLSSSGCAHMLIPEDLPPSRSSPSEQIFHLLPPPEELANSLRHLEQAAEPASQARGDSDYEMDSPNRGHVRAIDNQYTPL; encoded by the exons ATGCCGATGATGCCCACTACCCGTCACCACTCTTCAGAAGTGGGCAGGGCTGCACCAGCTCCAGGAGTAAAGCCCCA ACCAGGAATGAGTCACCCTGCTTTGGCTCAGGAGGACGCAATTGCTTTTTTCAGTGGGGACAACACTCTAGTCACTGGTTGGAGCACAGGAGAAGGGCAGGCAGGGCTGGAGAATGTCACCAGGCCTTCGTGGGGCCGCattggg ggagtcgATTGGCCGATTCCTGGCAGCACCTACAAGGCGCTCATAGGCTTGTGGAACAAGCAGCAGCTCCCACTGGGGATACCCGGACTTGAGGAAGCTCAAACCATCTTTGTTCCACAGGGTTCAAAGCCCAAGCTCCAGGCTGCTTGTTCTTCCATTCAAGAGATCCGGAGATGCACCCGCCTGGAAATGCCCGACAACCTCAACACCTTTGTCCTGAAG GTGAATAATTCAACCGACATCATCTTCGAGACGGGGGATGAGCAACAGCTGAATTCTTGGACCACAGAGATAAGAGAATGCATGAACCGAGG GTCAGAAGGAGCTGAGCTAGAATCGCAGGCGCCTTCCCTTCTGGACCCTGGTTTATCCAACTCTCCCACCGGGAGTACCGACTCCCTTAACCAAG GTGCCTCACCTGGTGGGCTGCTTGACCAGGCCTGTCAGAAAACGGACCACTTCCTGTCCTGCTACCCCTGGTTTCACGGCCCCATCTCCCGAGTGAAGGCAGCTCGGCTGGTGCAGTTACAGGGTCCTGCGGGGCACGGGGTGTTCCTGGTCCGGCAGAGCGAGACGCGACGGGGGGAGTACGTCCTCACGTTCAACTTCCAGGGCAGAGCCAAG CATCTCCGCCTGTCGCTGACCGAACAAGGGCACTGTCGGGTGCAGCACCTGCACTTCCCCTCCATCGTGGACATGCTACATCACTTCCAGCGCTCCCCCATCCCCCTCGAGTGCGGGGCCGCCTGCGACGTCAAGCTCTCCAGTTACGTGGTGGTCGTCTCCCCCACCCCAG GTTCAAGCAACACCGTTCTGCTGCCTTTCTCCGTCCACCGCTGGAGCTCTGAATTGGGCCTTCCTCCCCTTAGCTCCTCTGGCTGCGCCCACATGCTTATCCCCGAGGACCTCCCGCCCTCCAGGTCCTCTCCCTCGGAGCAGATCTTCCACCTGCTGCCCCCACCTGAGGAACTGGCCAACAGCCTACGGCACCTGGAGCAGGCGGCGGAGCCTGCGAGCCAAGCCCGGGGGGACTCCGATTACGAGATGGATTCCCCCAACCGGGGGCACGTGCGGGCCATAGACAATCAGTACACGCCTCTCTGA